The Synergistaceae bacterium genome includes a region encoding these proteins:
- the codY gene encoding GTP-sensing pleiotropic transcriptional regulator CodY, producing the protein MARHDDTDKALNELLRKTRRVGRAFQSKQEGEPLNYYHLSELLSEFSTANVYVVDKSGKMLGYFWLPEYKSKALSDSFKDGVMPEEFVIRMNRCRDSEVHDEDAFLFDDAYSGERPEKHLMYVPIIGASAERLGTIMLVRFHAPFLVEDVLLAEYLGMLAGIEILNERAKVIEETSRNRLSVQMAMRALSYSELESMKHIIAELDGHEGVAIASKVADRVGVTRSVIVNALRKLESAGLIESRSLGMKGTYIKILSPLLLEYLENDKFD; encoded by the coding sequence ATGGCTAGACATGATGACACCGACAAGGCACTAAATGAACTCTTGCGCAAAACTAGGCGGGTAGGGCGCGCTTTCCAGTCAAAGCAGGAGGGCGAACCGTTAAATTATTATCATTTGTCAGAATTATTGTCAGAGTTCTCGACCGCAAATGTTTATGTAGTCGACAAGTCCGGCAAAATGTTAGGTTATTTCTGGCTGCCTGAGTACAAATCTAAAGCGTTATCAGACAGTTTCAAAGATGGAGTAATGCCGGAAGAATTTGTTATCAGGATGAATCGCTGCCGTGACTCAGAAGTTCACGACGAGGACGCGTTTTTATTCGATGACGCTTATTCAGGTGAGAGACCTGAGAAACATTTAATGTACGTGCCAATTATCGGAGCAAGCGCAGAAAGACTCGGAACTATTATGCTTGTGAGATTCCATGCGCCTTTTCTCGTTGAAGATGTCTTGTTAGCTGAATATCTCGGAATGCTGGCAGGAATTGAAATTTTGAACGAGCGCGCAAAAGTTATCGAGGAAACTTCAAGAAATCGTCTGAGCGTTCAAATGGCCATGCGTGCGCTTTCATATTCGGAACTTGAGAGCATGAAACATATTATCGCTGAGTTAGACGGCCATGAGGGTGTAGCTATTGCCTCAAAAGTTGCTGACCGAGTCGGCGTTACAAGAAGTGTTATAGTGAATGCATTGCGAAAACTTGAGAGTGCCGGATTAATTGAGAGTCGCAGTCTAGGCATGAAGGGAACTTACATAAAAATTTTGAGTCCCCTTTTGCTTGAGTATCTGGAAAATGATAAATTTGATTGA
- the hslU gene encoding ATP-dependent protease ATPase subunit HslU yields MEKKVTSDLTPAKIIEHLNRYIIGQDKAKRAVAIALRNRIRRRALPPEIAHEVMPKNILMVGPTGVGKTEIARRLATLSNAPFVKVEATKFTEIGYVGRDVETMIRDLTEFAVSMVRKRMIEEVQAPALERAEERLLDCILPRREQKFSMPDFMRALTSAGKESDEKEEQQPEQEPPADNKTRERFRKMLKDGKLDGRDVEIEVNDNNPSLPIFGTPGMDVMGINLTEMLGGMIPKKTKKRHLKVKEALRILQQEEAEKLIDTDAMAREALEMAQEEGIVFLDEIDKVVVKGGSSHGPDVSREGVQRDLLPIVEGSTVQTRYGPVKTDHILFIAAGAFSGVKPSDLIPELQGRFPIRVELEPLSWENLQQILTEPENSLIRQYEALISTEGTELVFTPESTEEIAKLAHKMNSEMEDIGARRLHTMMEQLLEEISFSVSDMDVEKIEITPEMVREKLSSLVENRDIRRYLL; encoded by the coding sequence ATGGAGAAAAAAGTTACATCAGATTTAACACCAGCAAAAATTATCGAGCATCTAAATCGTTACATAATCGGCCAAGATAAAGCAAAACGCGCTGTAGCAATCGCACTCAGAAATCGAATCAGACGGCGGGCTTTACCTCCCGAAATCGCACATGAAGTCATGCCTAAAAATATTTTGATGGTCGGGCCTACAGGTGTCGGAAAAACTGAAATCGCACGCAGACTCGCGACTCTCTCAAATGCTCCGTTCGTCAAAGTTGAAGCTACAAAATTTACTGAAATAGGCTATGTCGGCAGAGACGTTGAGACAATGATACGCGATTTAACAGAATTTGCCGTCTCAATGGTGCGTAAAAGAATGATAGAAGAAGTTCAAGCACCCGCACTCGAACGCGCTGAAGAAAGATTGTTAGACTGCATTCTTCCACGACGCGAGCAAAAATTTTCTATGCCCGATTTTATGAGAGCTTTAACAAGTGCAGGCAAAGAGTCAGACGAGAAAGAAGAACAGCAGCCCGAACAAGAACCGCCAGCAGATAATAAAACGCGCGAACGATTCAGAAAAATGCTCAAAGATGGCAAACTTGACGGCCGTGATGTTGAAATCGAGGTAAACGACAATAACCCTTCATTGCCGATTTTCGGGACTCCAGGCATGGACGTAATGGGAATAAATTTAACTGAAATGCTCGGCGGAATGATTCCCAAGAAGACCAAGAAACGGCATTTGAAGGTTAAAGAGGCTTTACGAATCTTGCAGCAGGAAGAAGCAGAAAAATTAATCGACACTGACGCAATGGCACGTGAAGCTCTCGAAATGGCGCAGGAAGAAGGAATCGTTTTTCTTGACGAGATCGACAAAGTTGTTGTAAAGGGAGGCAGCTCGCACGGTCCTGACGTAAGCAGAGAAGGAGTCCAGCGCGATTTATTGCCGATTGTAGAAGGCTCGACCGTTCAAACTCGTTATGGGCCAGTCAAGACGGATCATATTTTATTTATTGCTGCGGGTGCATTCAGCGGCGTTAAACCTTCGGATTTGATTCCGGAGTTGCAGGGGCGTTTTCCCATTAGAGTCGAGCTTGAGCCGTTGAGCTGGGAAAATTTACAGCAGATTTTGACAGAGCCGGAAAATAGTTTAATTCGTCAGTATGAAGCGTTAATATCAACTGAAGGCACGGAATTAGTATTTACTCCAGAATCTACAGAAGAAATTGCAAAGCTCGCTCACAAAATGAATTCAGAAATGGAAGACATCGGCGCGCGCAGACTTCACACAATGATGGAGCAGTTACTCGAAGAAATCAGCTTTTCAGTTAGTGATATGGACGTCGAGAAAATCGAAATCACACCTGAAATGGTACGCGAAAAATTAAGCAGCTTAGTAGAGAATCGCGACATCAGGCGTTATTTATTATAG
- the hslV gene encoding ATP-dependent protease subunit HslV: protein MKGLITLFNGTTIVCVRKDSRVAMAGDGQVTLGSQVIKGNARKVRTLLDGKILVGFAGGTADAMTLLEKFEDCLEQEKGDLMKGAVKLVREWRLDKALRRLEAMMLAANKEITLLLSGAGDVLEPEGDVASIGSGSGYALAAGRALRESTDKTPEEIARRSIELASEICIYTNKNITVEVLE, encoded by the coding sequence ATGAAAGGATTGATTACACTGTTTAATGGTACTACGATAGTTTGTGTGAGGAAAGACTCACGCGTCGCAATGGCAGGAGACGGACAAGTAACTCTAGGCTCTCAAGTCATAAAGGGTAACGCTCGCAAGGTCAGGACTCTTTTGGACGGCAAAATTTTAGTCGGTTTCGCAGGAGGCACGGCAGACGCTATGACTCTTCTTGAAAAATTTGAAGACTGCCTCGAACAGGAAAAAGGCGACTTAATGAAGGGTGCTGTAAAACTTGTTCGCGAGTGGAGACTCGATAAAGCATTAAGACGGTTGGAAGCAATGATGTTAGCAGCAAACAAAGAAATTACGTTATTATTAAGCGGTGCCGGCGATGTCTTGGAACCTGAAGGCGATGTTGCGTCGATCGGTTCAGGGTCGGGCTATGCGTTGGCGGCGGGTCGTGCTTTACGTGAGTCAACTGACAAGACTCCCGAAGAAATTGCACGGCGTTCAATAGAGTTAGCGTCGGAAATTTGCATTTACACGAACAAAAATATCACTGTTGAGGTATTAGAATAA